The Acidobacteriota bacterium DNA segment CGGGGATCGGCGACGTGAGATCGTAGCGCACCGACAGACGGTTGTTCGCATCGGTCGGGCCGGGCTCGTATTCCCAGCGCAGACCCACGTTGAGCGTGAGACGGCTGCTCGCGCGCCAGTCGTCCTGCACATACGCGGCATATCCACGGAGGTCCGGCGTCTGCAGCGGCACGAGTCGGGCGCTGGTCCCGCTGTCGAGGGCCCCGAGCATGAACGACGCCCACTGGTTGCCGGAGTTCACGATGTCTGGGCTGTCCGAACTGTTCGCGGTCAGCGCCGAGTTGAACGTGAGGTTGATCGGCTCGAATCGCGCGGCTTTCCCGAAGTACGAACGCACCTCGCCGCCGAACTTCATGTTGTGCTGGCCCTCGTACCAGTTCATGCGGGCCGACGCCACCCACGACTTTGGATGCTGCCACCACTCGCGGCCCTGGCGCCCGAGGCGGTTGGTCGTCACGGTGTTGCTGGTGCCCGACACCACGTCGAGCGCCGGGTAGTACACGTAGCCGCTGTTGTAGAGGGACGAGTACCAGGGAGTGGGCCAGTAGTTCTTCAGTCCGTCCGCCCCGAGTTCGAGCGACGGATTGTAGAACTCATCGGTCAAGTTGTTGAAGCTGCCGCGCACGTTGAGGGTCTGCTTGTTCGAGATCACCCACACCGAGTCCGCGGCGATGCTCAGGCCGTAGCGGTTGCTGCCCGACAAGGGAAAGAACCCGGCCTCAGTGGGATTCTGCTGGTAGAGATTCGCCTTGAACTGGCCGTAGCGGACGAACACCTTCCAGTTGTTGGTGATGTTCCAGTCCACGCGCTGGGAGAGGTTCCAGTACTTCGTCTGGTCGTAGACGCTGTACTGCAGATTGTCGACGTTGCCCGGAACGTTCGGCAGCGGCATGTCCTGCAACATCTTGAGCGCTGTGGCGTCGAGCATCGCCGTCGGGATGACGTTGTTGATAAACGCCGTGCGCACGACTTTGCCCGTCACAGGATTGAGGACCGACGAGAAAGGATCGTAGATGGAGCGCACCTTGCCGTTGAGCACCGACTGGCTGAAGTCGCCTTTGCGTTCGGCCTCCGTGGGCACGGTCCTGACATAGCTAATCGGCCGCTTGTCGTTCCAGTGCTCGTAGGCCGTGAAGCTGAACAGTTTGTTCTTCCGAATCGGCGCACCCAGCGTCGCACCGAGCATCTGGAGCTGCGTGCCTCGCAGCGCCCTCATGTCCTGGCCCGGCGTGACGGCAATCGTGGGGTCGGCCCGCGCGTTCATGCTCGGGTCGCGGAAGAACGCGTAGCCGGACCCGCGCAGGACGTTCGTGCCCGACTTCATGCTCAGGCTGATGATCCCCCCGAGGCTGTGGCCGTTCTCGGCGTCCACGCTGGTCTTGGAGACCGTGATTTCCTCAACGGCGTCCATCGCGGGCGTGTAGGCGGTCTTGTAGCTCAAGCCGAGGGGCACGCCGTCGAGCATCACGTCATTGCCCCGGCGCGTGCCGCCGCCCGCGTCGTAGTCGCTCGCGAACGCGTGGTGGTACGGCCGGTTCTCGTTGGCGGTGGTGCCGACGCCCGGGTTCAACGTCGGATCCAGAATGGCGAGGCTGTACGGGTTGCGCCCGGCCAGCGGCACCTGATCGATCAGCTGGCGCTCCAGCGTGACCTGCGCGGTGCTGCTGTTCAACTGGACCTGCGTCGTTTCGGCAACGACCGTCACCGTCTCGGCCAACGTCCCGATCTGCAGCGTGAGGTTCGCGGTCACGTCACCGCGTTGCTGAACTCGAATGCTCGTGCGCTCGGCCTTCTTGAATCCCGTCAACTCCGCGAAGACGGTATAGGTGCCAGGCTCCACGAAGTCGAACAGGTAGCGGCCCAGTGCGTCGCTGACCTTGAACGCCTTCGTACCTGTGGCGTCGTTGACGAGCGTCACGGTGGCGCCCGGCAGCGCAGCCTGGCTCTCGTCCTGCACCGAGCCCTGCACTCGAGCCCGGTAGTCCTGGGCGCTCGCCGGCGAGGCCAGCAGCATCAGGATGCCGACAGCGGCTATTGAATAAATGCACCTCTTCATCATATGCCCCCTCGGCCAGTGGCCGCCTTCCGCACCTCGCCGCGTTACCGCTGGACTCGGCCGCTGGCGTCACCGGCAGCGAGCCGCTCCACTTCGTTCACTGATACCCGATTGAAATCTCCCGGGATCGTCTGTTTCAAGGCGCTCGCCGCGACGGCAAATCGCAATGACGCCCCGCTGTCGCGCCCCGCCAGCAGGCTGTAGATCAGGCCCGCCGCAAAGCTGTCGCCGCCGCCGATGCGATCGACGAGCCGGATGGTGTATCGCTGACTCTGGTGGAAACTCCCGGACTCGCTGTCCAACAGCACCGCGCTCCAGGCGTTGTCGCTCGCCGACAGACTCTCGCGCAGCGTCACGGCCACCTTCTTGACTCCGAACTCCGTCGCGACGCGCCCGGCCGCCGTCCGG contains these protein-coding regions:
- a CDS encoding TonB-dependent receptor gives rise to the protein MMKRCIYSIAAVGILMLLASPASAQDYRARVQGSVQDESQAALPGATVTLVNDATGTKAFKVSDALGRYLFDFVEPGTYTVFAELTGFKKAERTSIRVQQRGDVTANLTLQIGTLAETVTVVAETTQVQLNSSTAQVTLERQLIDQVPLAGRNPYSLAILDPTLNPGVGTTANENRPYHHAFASDYDAGGGTRRGNDVMLDGVPLGLSYKTAYTPAMDAVEEITVSKTSVDAENGHSLGGIISLSMKSGTNVLRGSGYAFFRDPSMNARADPTIAVTPGQDMRALRGTQLQMLGATLGAPIRKNKLFSFTAYEHWNDKRPISYVRTVPTEAERKGDFSQSVLNGKVRSIYDPFSSVLNPVTGKVVRTAFINNVIPTAMLDATALKMLQDMPLPNVPGNVDNLQYSVYDQTKYWNLSQRVDWNITNNWKVFVRYGQFKANLYQQNPTEAGFFPLSGSNRYGLSIAADSVWVISNKQTLNVRGSFNNLTDEFYNPSLELGADGLKNYWPTPWYSSLYNSGYVYYPALDVVSGTSNTVTTNRLGRQGREWWQHPKSWVASARMNWYEGQHNMKFGGEVRSYFGKAARFEPINLTFNSALTANSSDSPDIVNSGNQWASFMLGALDSGTSARLVPLQTPDLRGYAAYVQDDWRASSRLTLNVGLRWEYEPGPTDANNRLSVRYDLTSPIPEMQTTPPTMNAQALALMASKGYSYSYTGAWVFATKDSPNAWHATWKNFLPRIGLNYRLQGESVLRFAYARYMRATSDVRETLGDFVNQYSGFAQTTNTLGLAVGVPQQTLANPYPANNPVIEPYGQAYGRYTNLGGAMSLDQYEQRPQINDRFNVSYQRRVWMGIITDISYFYNRGSRVPYNLNLNMMNPAFRYEQKTVLNTQVPNPFRNYLTVDKFPGSLRNTANVTLGSLLVPYPQYGTITQTNTNGNLAKTHTFEMRLQRPFTKGLSFLASYAYNNEKSQQWFDDIANYKVLTSGGKDGWEWRPVADVPRHRFTAAVTWQLPIGKDRQFLTTMPTALDWVIGGWQYTAAHRSYSGRPLLFANSYVVSGNPKLDKPTRNQWFDTSMFAVLPDANTPRTNPWSYAGLNGPGWNVTDMTLTKTFSFGSKYRLEARIEAYNAFNVMIWENPDVVISSATFGKVTRKRVDGNGRELQVGLRFIF